The following nucleotide sequence is from Streptomyces sp. HUAS CB01.
GGGGGCTGTGACGCCGTTCGCGGCGATGCTCGGGGACCGTTACGGGCGCCGGCCGCTCTGTCTGACCGGATGCGCGGCGAGCGCGCTGTGGATGTTCCCGATGGTGGCGCTGCTGCAGACCGCCGAGCCGCTGCTGATGTTCACCGGGTTCCTGGGCGCGATGCTGGCGTTCATCACGATGTTCGCGGTGGTGGCGGCGTATCTGCCGGAGCTGTACGAGCCCCGGGTGCGGTGCACGGGGGCGGCGGTCGGCTACAACCTGGCGGGAGTGCTCGGAGGGGCGCTCACCCCTCTCGTCGCCACAGCGGTGTCCGGCGGGAGCGGACCGCCGTGGGGAGTGGCGGCGTATCTGAGCGGGATCGCCGTGCTCAGTCTCGGGTGCTTCGCGCTGCTGCCGGAGACGGCGCCGGCGTGTGAGCGGGTGCGCGAGCCCTCGGAGGGCGCGGCCGCCGTGTGACGCTCCCCCGCACCCACCGGGCGGGATCCGCGCGGTGTCGGGCCGGCACGTTACCCCGGCCCGTACACGTCGGCGCCGGCCGGGTTGCGTACACCCCGGCCGGCGCCGACGTGCCGTGTGCCGCGCGTCAGGGGCGCGCGGCACTGCGGAACTCAGGCCTCGACGCTGTCCTTCTCGGACGAGGACGCGGACGCGGCGGCGGCTTCCGCCTCCCGCTTCTCCTGCCTCCGGGAGGCGATGAGGCTCGTGATCGTGGTGATGATCAGGACACCGCAGATGACCGCCAGCGAGAACGGGATGGAGATCTCGGGGACGTGGACCCCGGACTCGTGCAGTGCGTGCAGCACCAGTTTGACGCCGATGAAGCCGAGGATCACGGACAGGCCGTAACTGAGGTGGACCAGCTTCTTGAGCAGTCCGCCGATCAGGAAGTACAGCTGCCGCAGCCCCATCAGCGCGAAGGCGTTCGCCGTGAAGACGATGTACGGGTCCTGGGTGAGGCCGAAGATCGCGGGGATCGAGTCCAGCGCGAACAGCACGTCGGTGGTGCCGATGGCGAGCATGACGACCATCAGCGGCGTCAGCACCCGCTTGCCGTTGACGCGGATGAAGAGCTTGGTGCCGTGGTACCTGTCGGCGACGCCGAACTTCCGCTCGATGGACTTGAGGAGCCTGTTCTCCTCGAACTCGTCCTCGTCCTCGTCGGAGCGCGCCTCCTGGATGAGCTTCCAGGCCGTGTAGATCAGGAACGCGCCGAAGATGTAGAAGACCCACGAGAAGCTGGCGATGATCGCGGCGCCCGCGGCGATGAAGATCGCCCGCAGGACCAGCGCGATGAGCACACCGAACATCAGCACGCGCTGCTGGAGCTGCGACGGAACCGCGAACTTCGCCATGATCAGCACGAAGACGAAGAGGTTGTCGACGCTGAGCGACTTCTCGGTGATGTAACCCGCGAAGAACTCGCCCGAGGCCTGGCTCTCACCCGCCATCAGCAGTCCGACGCCGAAGATCACTGCGAGGACGATCCAGACGATCGTCCAGATTCCCGCTTCCTTGATCGACACGTCATGGGGCTTGCGCCCGATGAAGAAGTCGACCGCGATCAGGGCGGAGAGACCAAGAATGGTCACCAGCCACATGGTCAACGAAACGTCCATTGCGCCTCCGGCGTCGTACGGCTACTCACCAGCGTCGTCGCTGCCGGAGGTCTCTTCCACCCGTGTGGCTGGTCGCCGAACCACGGGCCGGCGCCCCGGGACCGCTCTGGGTCTGTCGGTCCGTACTGACGGGCACGCCGCAGGTGGGAGTACTCCCCTCCGCCCGACGAACACTACCCGAAAAACCAAAGGACGGTAAAGGCGGGGGTAATGGAGGGTCAAAGTCCCAGCTCAACGGGCTGAGCCCGGCATCGTCCCACGGTGCGGACACGGCAGCACGGCGAACCCCGGGGCCTGCGGGGACACGGGGGCCGCGGGCCCGCACGGCAGCACGGCAGCAAGGCAGCAAGGCAGCACGCCAGCACGCCAGCACGCCGACGATGCGGCACCGCCGGACGACCAGCGGCGGCGTTTGCCGCCGGAGCTCAGCGCCGCCAGGTCCGCCGTGCCTGTGCGACCTTCGCCAGCACCGCGCCGAGCACGTCACTGCCCTCCGGGACCACCGGCGGCTCGTACGTCCAGGCGTGCTGGACCCATGGATCGGCCAGGTGGTCGTCCGGGACCGGGGTGATCCGCAGGAGGGAGCGCCACAGCGGATCGAGCACCGGCCCGTAGGCGGAGGCGTCCTCCCGGTCGGCCACCATCAGCAGATGGACGCCGACCGCGGGCCCCTCGTCGGCGAGGTAGCGGAGCTGCGTCACGGCCCGGTCGTCGAAGCCGTGCGGGAAGTCGTTGACGATCAGCAGCTGCTGGGCGGTGTCCAGGTCGGGCGGCAGCGCGTCGGCCGCGCCGCCGCGCACGGCCATCTGCACCAGGTCCACGCGTTGCGTGAGCTTCGCGAGCACCGCGGAGACGCCCTGGGCCCCGGCCGCGGGCGGCTCGTCCAGCACGCCCGAGCGCACCAGCGGGGTCAGTGGGCGCGCCGCCGAGCCCGCGGGGTCGATGACGTGCACGGTGAACTCCCCGGCCGGATAGACCGCGAGCAGCCGGGCCGCGTGGGCGACCGCGGTGTCCACGGCGAGCGCGCGCAGTCGCGCCTCGTCCAGCGTCACGGCGGTCTCCGACGTGCTCCGGCCGCTGTCCACCCACAGGCCGCGCTCCAGCGGCAGCCGGACCAGCATCGGGATCCGCAGCTCGGGCCGCTCGGGGAGGTGGAGGTCGCCGAGGCGGAGGGCCATCGGGATCTCCATCGGTACGCGGTAGCCGTGCCAGACCGGGCTGTCCCAGCGGGCGAACGCCGGCGGCAGGGCGGGCTCGACGACCTCGGACTCGGCGGCCAGCTGCGCGAGGTCGCGGTCGAGGACTTCGCGGGCGCGTCCCGTGAGTTCGTCGTGCTTGGCCCGGGCCGCCTCACGGGCTCCGTCCCCCGCGCCGGCGATCCGGCTGCGCGGGTCGGACAGGGCGCGGTCGAGCTCCTGGTCGAGCCGTGAATCGGCGAAGTCCACCGCGCTGCGGTACGCGGCCGTCGTGCGGGCCAGGTCCTCGAACATGCCCCACACCTGGTTGTACAGCCGCTCCTCCATGGACCAGCCGGTGGCGTCGCCCGCGACGGGCACCGGCGGCCGGCCGGGCTCGGCGGGCGGGACTGCCGGGGGCGGGGGCGGCGGCGCGGCGGACTGCCGGCGCGGGTGCGTGTAGTCGATGGGGCCGCCGTGCGTCTGGGCCGACGGCTGCGGTGTCGCCGGGTCCGATGGCCGCCGGCCCGGCCCTTCCGCGGATCCCGCGCCGGCGGCGGGCGCCGGGCCGGGATCCGCGGAGGAGCCGGGGTCGCCCGCGGTGGCGGCTGCGGCCGCGTTGTGCCGTACCTCCGACGTCCGGGGCGGGGGCGTGCCGACGGTGCGCGCGAGCCCGGACGCGACGGATTCCTGGACGACCGCTGCGAGTTCGCCCGCGCGGTCGAGGCCCTGGTCGGTGAGGCACGCGGCGAGGCCGCCCGCGTACCCCTGGCCGACCGCGCGGACCTTCCACGCCCCCTGACGCCGGTAGAGCTCCAGGGCCACGACGGCGGACTCGGAGTCCAGGCCGGTGACCGTGTAGCTGGCGATCTCGTCGCCGTCCGGGGGGCCGACGGTGACGAAGGGGGCGGCGACCGCCCCGAAGCGGACGGGGCACCCCGGGCCCATCGGCAGCGCCAGCAGCACCGTCACCCGATGGACCGAGGCGGGCACGGCGTTCAGGTCGACGGCCAGCAGATGGTCGGCGGTGGCCTGGCGGGAGACCTCGACGCCGGGCAGGGCAGGCTGGGCGGGGTGGGCGACCCACTCGGTGCCCGGTACCCGGCCGTCCTCGTCGCTCAGCGCGGCGGCGGCCACGACCGGCTTGCCGGCCGACACCCGGATGTCGAGTCGGGTGTGGGGCAAGGGA
It contains:
- a CDS encoding TerC family protein, yielding MDVSLTMWLVTILGLSALIAVDFFIGRKPHDVSIKEAGIWTIVWIVLAVIFGVGLLMAGESQASGEFFAGYITEKSLSVDNLFVFVLIMAKFAVPSQLQQRVLMFGVLIALVLRAIFIAAGAAIIASFSWVFYIFGAFLIYTAWKLIQEARSDEDEDEFEENRLLKSIERKFGVADRYHGTKLFIRVNGKRVLTPLMVVMLAIGTTDVLFALDSIPAIFGLTQDPYIVFTANAFALMGLRQLYFLIGGLLKKLVHLSYGLSVILGFIGVKLVLHALHESGVHVPEISIPFSLAVICGVLIITTITSLIASRRQEKREAEAAAASASSSEKDSVEA
- a CDS encoding TerD family protein, with product MTAELVRGQNHPLPHTRLDIRVSAGKPVVAAAALSDEDGRVPGTEWVAHPAQPALPGVEVSRQATADHLLAVDLNAVPASVHRVTVLLALPMGPGCPVRFGAVAAPFVTVGPPDGDEIASYTVTGLDSESAVVALELYRRQGAWKVRAVGQGYAGGLAACLTDQGLDRAGELAAVVQESVASGLARTVGTPPPRTSEVRHNAAAAATAGDPGSSADPGPAPAAGAGSAEGPGRRPSDPATPQPSAQTHGGPIDYTHPRRQSAAPPPPPPAVPPAEPGRPPVPVAGDATGWSMEERLYNQVWGMFEDLARTTAAYRSAVDFADSRLDQELDRALSDPRSRIAGAGDGAREAARAKHDELTGRAREVLDRDLAQLAAESEVVEPALPPAFARWDSPVWHGYRVPMEIPMALRLGDLHLPERPELRIPMLVRLPLERGLWVDSGRSTSETAVTLDEARLRALAVDTAVAHAARLLAVYPAGEFTVHVIDPAGSAARPLTPLVRSGVLDEPPAAGAQGVSAVLAKLTQRVDLVQMAVRGGAADALPPDLDTAQQLLIVNDFPHGFDDRAVTQLRYLADEGPAVGVHLLMVADREDASAYGPVLDPLWRSLLRITPVPDDHLADPWVQHAWTYEPPVVPEGSDVLGAVLAKVAQARRTWRR